In Candidatus Sodalis pierantonius str. SOPE, one DNA window encodes the following:
- a CDS encoding YhgN family NAAT transporter: MSEMISATVLLFLIMDPLGNLPIFMSVLKHLEPKRRRVIVIREMLIALLLMLVFLFAGEHILSFLSLRTETVSISGGIILFLIAIKMIFPSQEGNSTGLPAGEEPFLVPLAIPLVAGPSILAALMLLSHQYPLQINHLVLALLIAWGLSVVILMLSNVFLRLLGSKGVSALERLMGLLLVMISTQMFLDGVRAYLRT, from the coding sequence ATGAGTGAAATGATATCGGCCACCGTTTTGTTATTTCTGATTATGGATCCCTTGGGCAACCTGCCCATATTCATGTCGGTGCTCAAACATCTGGAGCCGAAGCGGCGGCGCGTTATCGTCATCCGGGAAATGCTGATAGCGCTGCTTCTAATGCTGGTTTTTCTGTTTGCCGGCGAACATATTTTGTCGTTTCTCAGCCTGCGCACCGAAACGGTATCCATCTCCGGCGGCATTATCCTCTTTCTGATCGCTATCAAAATGATTTTTCCTTCCCAGGAAGGCAACAGCACCGGCCTGCCGGCGGGGGAAGAGCCGTTTTTGGTGCCGCTGGCGATCCCGCTGGTCGCCGGCCCGTCTATTCTGGCGGCGCTGATGCTGCTATCGCATCAATATCCACTGCAAATCAACCATTTGGTCCTGGCTTTACTCATCGCCTGGGGTCTGTCGGTCGTCATCCTGATGTTGTCCAACGTCTTTCTGCGGTTGCTGGGGAGTAAAGGGGTCAGCGCGCTTGAGCGGTTGATGGGGTTATTGTTGGTCATGATCTCGACTCAGATGTTCCTGGACGGCGTGCGCGCCTATCTGCGTACTTAG
- the asd gene encoding aspartate-semialdehyde dehydrogenase gives MKNVGFIGWRGMVGSVLMQRMTEERDFDAIRPVFFSTSQHGQPAPAVNGQQGVLQDARDLAALSALDIIVTCQGGDYTNEIYPRLREIGWQGYWIDAASSLRMRDDAIIILDPVNQAVIQQGLDRGIKTFVGGNCTVSLMLMSLGGLFAQDLVEWASVATYQAASGGGARHMRELLVQMGQLHDAVAKPLQNPASAIQDIERRVTDLTRSGTLPTDNFGVPLAGSLIPWIDKQLENGQSREEWKGQAETNKILNTRQAISVDGLCVRIGALRCHSQAFTLKLKKDVPLAEIERLLATHNDWVTVVPNDRELSMRELTPAAVTGTLKTPVGRLRKLNMGPEYLSAFTVGDQLLWGAAEPLRRMLRQLAH, from the coding sequence ATGAAAAACGTTGGTTTTATCGGCTGGCGCGGTATGGTCGGTTCAGTGCTAATGCAGCGCATGACCGAAGAGCGTGATTTTGACGCCATCCGCCCGGTATTTTTTTCCACCTCCCAACATGGTCAGCCCGCGCCGGCGGTCAACGGCCAGCAGGGCGTGCTGCAAGATGCACGGGATCTGGCGGCGCTCAGCGCGCTGGACATTATCGTTACTTGCCAGGGCGGCGATTATACCAACGAAATCTATCCGCGGCTGCGTGAAATCGGCTGGCAAGGCTATTGGATTGATGCAGCGTCGTCGCTGCGTATGCGCGATGACGCGATTATCATTCTCGATCCCGTTAACCAGGCGGTGATTCAACAGGGCCTGGATCGCGGCATTAAGACGTTTGTTGGCGGTAACTGCACCGTGAGCCTGATGCTAATGTCGCTGGGCGGGTTGTTTGCCCAGGATTTGGTGGAGTGGGCCTCGGTCGCCACCTACCAGGCGGCATCCGGCGGCGGGGCGCGCCATATGCGTGAACTCCTGGTTCAAATGGGGCAATTGCACGACGCGGTAGCGAAACCGCTGCAAAATCCGGCTTCGGCCATTCAGGATATCGAGCGGCGGGTCACCGATCTGACCCGCAGCGGCACCCTGCCGACGGATAACTTTGGCGTGCCGCTGGCCGGTAGCCTGATCCCCTGGATAGATAAGCAACTGGAAAACGGCCAGAGCCGCGAAGAGTGGAAAGGCCAGGCGGAAACCAACAAAATCCTCAACACCCGTCAGGCAATTTCGGTGGATGGGTTGTGCGTGCGCATCGGCGCCCTGCGCTGCCATAGCCAGGCGTTTACGCTGAAGCTGAAGAAGGATGTTCCGCTGGCGGAAATTGAACGTTTGCTGGCAACCCATAATGACTGGGTGACCGTGGTACCTAACGATCGTGAACTGTCGATGCGGGAATTGACGCCGGCGGCGGTGACCGGCACGCTGAAAACGCCGGTCGGCCGGCTGCGCAAATTGAACATGGGGCCGGAGTATCTTTCGGCCTTCACCGTCGGCGATCAGCTGTTGTGGGGCGCCGCCGAACCCCTGCGCCGCATGCTGCGCCAGTTAGCTCACTGA
- a CDS encoding IS5-like element ISSoEn1 family transposase, protein MAKQKFKITNWPAYNNALRQRGDLTVWLDESAIAAWTESTPPEHRGRPLHYTDMAITTVLMIKRVFNLSLRALQGFVDSIFKLMGLSLRCPDYSLVSRRAKTVDISIKTPTRGEISHLVIDGTGLKIFGEGEWKVRQHGAERRRVWRKLHLAVDSATHEIICADLSLSGTTDAQALPGLINQTHRKIREASADSAYDTRYCHDALLRKKIKPLIPPRSGAQYWPARYHERNHAVANQHLSGNNDTWKKKVGYHRRSLAETAMFRFKILLGGHLSLHDYDAQVGEAMAMVKALNRITLLGMPNSVRIM, encoded by the coding sequence ATGGCAAAGCAAAAGTTTAAAATTACCAACTGGCCCGCATATAACAATGCGCTCAGGCAGCGGGGGGACCTGACAGTATGGCTTGATGAGTCAGCCATTGCTGCATGGACTGAGAGTACACCACCTGAACATCGTGGCCGGCCGCTTCACTACACCGATATGGCCATTACCACGGTTCTGATGATAAAGCGCGTGTTTAACCTTTCGCTCCGGGCGTTACAGGGTTTCGTTGACTCGATTTTTAAACTGATGGGGCTGTCGCTGCGCTGCCCAGATTACTCTCTGGTCAGCCGGCGAGCAAAAACCGTCGACATCAGCATAAAAACGCCAACCCGCGGCGAAATCTCACACCTGGTCATCGATGGCACCGGCCTGAAAATCTTCGGCGAAGGCGAATGGAAAGTCAGGCAGCATGGGGCTGAGAGGCGCAGAGTATGGCGCAAGCTTCATCTGGCAGTAGATAGCGCGACACATGAAATTATCTGTGCCGATTTATCGCTAAGCGGTACGACAGATGCGCAGGCGCTGCCCGGGCTGATTAACCAAACCCACCGGAAAATCAGGGAAGCGTCGGCTGACAGTGCTTACGATACGCGTTACTGTCATGATGCTCTGCTGAGGAAAAAAATAAAGCCGCTTATCCCACCGCGAAGTGGTGCGCAATATTGGCCAGCTCGATACCATGAGCGTAACCATGCGGTGGCAAATCAGCATCTGAGCGGCAATAACGATACCTGGAAAAAGAAAGTAGGTTATCACCGGCGTTCACTGGCTGAAACGGCCATGTTCCGGTTTAAAATACTTCTGGGTGGTCATCTGAGTCTGCATGACTATGACGCGCAGGTAGGTGAGGCTATGGCAATGGTCAAAGCGCTTAACCGGATCACGTTGTTAGGAATGCCAAACAGCGTCCGCATCATGTAA
- the gntT gene encoding gluconate transporter: MPLFIVAIGVALLLLLMIRFKLNGFIALILVALAVGVLQGMPVNKVIGSIKNGVGGTLGSLALIMGFGAMLGKLLADCGGAQRIATTLIDKFGQCYIQWAVVLTGFTVGFALFYEIGFVLMLPLVFSIAANARISLLCVGVPMAAALSVAHGFLPPHPGPTAIAAIFHADMGKTLLYGTILAIPTVILAGPVYSQFLRHIDKPVPEVLYNPKKFTEQEMPSFAVSVWTSLVPVVLMALRAITEMLLPAGNPILAYTEFFDDPIMATLIAVLIAIFTFGLNRGRSMDDVMGTITDSIKIIAMMLLIIGGGGAFKQVLVDSGVDKYIASLMEGSTISPLLLAWTIAATLRIALGSATVAAITAGGIAAPLIATTGVSPELMVIAVGSGSVIFSHVNDPGFWLFKEYFNLTIGETIRSWSVLETIIAVSGLVGCLLLNMVI; the protein is encoded by the coding sequence ATGCCACTTTTTATTGTTGCCATTGGTGTAGCACTGCTGCTGCTCCTGATGATCCGTTTTAAATTAAACGGTTTTATCGCCTTAATCCTGGTTGCGCTGGCGGTAGGGGTTTTGCAGGGCATGCCGGTCAATAAAGTTATCGGGTCGATTAAAAACGGGGTTGGCGGTACGCTCGGTAGCCTGGCGCTGATCATGGGCTTTGGTGCCATGCTGGGTAAACTACTGGCGGACTGCGGCGGGGCTCAACGCATCGCCACCACGCTTATCGACAAATTTGGCCAATGCTATATTCAATGGGCGGTGGTATTAACGGGCTTCACCGTCGGTTTCGCGCTGTTTTACGAGATTGGTTTTGTGCTGATGCTGCCGCTGGTGTTCAGTATCGCCGCCAACGCGCGTATTTCACTGCTTTGTGTCGGCGTGCCGATGGCCGCCGCGCTGTCGGTGGCGCATGGCTTCCTGCCGCCGCACCCCGGCCCCACCGCCATCGCCGCCATTTTCCACGCCGATATGGGTAAGACCCTGTTGTACGGCACTATCCTCGCCATCCCGACGGTCATCCTGGCCGGTCCGGTGTATTCGCAATTTCTGCGCCATATCGACAAACCGGTGCCGGAAGTTCTGTACAATCCGAAAAAATTCACCGAGCAGGAAATGCCGAGCTTTGCCGTCAGCGTCTGGACTTCGCTGGTGCCGGTGGTATTGATGGCGCTACGCGCCATCACCGAAATGCTGCTGCCGGCCGGCAATCCCATCTTGGCTTACACCGAGTTCTTCGATGATCCCATTATGGCCACCCTTATCGCGGTGTTGATTGCCATTTTCACCTTTGGTCTGAATCGGGGCCGCAGTATGGATGACGTAATGGGTACCATTACCGATTCCATTAAAATCATTGCCATGATGCTGTTGATCATCGGCGGCGGCGGGGCGTTTAAACAAGTGTTGGTTGACAGCGGCGTGGATAAATACATCGCCTCGCTGATGGAAGGTAGCACCATTTCTCCGCTGCTGCTCGCCTGGACCATCGCCGCCACGCTGCGTATCGCACTGGGTTCGGCGACCGTCGCCGCGATTACCGCCGGCGGTATCGCCGCGCCGCTTATCGCCACCACCGGCGTTAGCCCCGAGCTGATGGTCATCGCCGTCGGCTCCGGCAGCGTGATCTTTTCCCACGTCAACGATCCTGGCTTCTGGCTGTTCAAGGAGTATTTCAACCTGACAATTGGTGAGACCATCCGCTCCTGGTCCGTGCTGGAAACCATCATCGCGGTCAGCGGCCTGGTGGGCTGTCTGCTGCTGAATATGGTAATTTAA